DNA sequence from the Odontesthes bonariensis isolate fOdoBon6 chromosome 18, fOdoBon6.hap1, whole genome shotgun sequence genome:
AGGTGGATTTAATGTTGCTTCTGCTTTGTTttggtgaaataaaaacaatgaaatacGGAATATTATGTCAACTGGTGTCGCTCCTCTGAGGTTGTATTTCAGCAGTTTTAAAGATCTGATAAGAACCTTCACATTTCAACCAATGAATCTGGTAAaccttgggggaaaaaaaagaaaaaaagagagagaacaaTTTACAGACGAAATGGTGAAAAATTTATTGAACTCAACATTTACGTTCTAAAAACAGGACATAACTGATGATGAGGAAAATTAGATAGATCAATTACATCCGGATCAGAGTCAGTCCTACATTATCAGCAAGCACAGAGCCTTACTGTTGTCCCACAAAGACAGAAGTACTTCTCAAGTATCAATTCAACTTTCACTTTCATTAAAAGGATTCACATGTTGAGATTAGAGCACTCTTTCCTTCAAATCCTTTGGTCTAGAAACCTTCAGAATAAAAACCGTTCCCCCGCtacaaacagcagagaaaattgAACAAAGATCAGTTCAACACTTCGTGTGTAAAAACTTTGACATTCACTCTCTGCCCTATCAACAGCGGTACAACTGAAAGTAGTGTAAACTCGTTTTTTCTCTCGCAGTAGCAAATTAAATCCAAGAACTCATCTCAAAACTAAGATATTCATCATGAAAAAAGGCACATAAGCAGCAAAGGGTACTACATTTCTGAAAATCGCTTTTAACATTCAGCGGCAATAGCCTGGGACTAAATCTGTGGCTCCTCTCGTTAAAATACGGGAAACAGCCGCCCAACAGTGACTAATAAATAATCAGCAAACACTTCAAAGCTTCTTTcaatcactggaaaaaaaaaaaaaaaaaaaaaaccccatcaCAATCTGTCCATTTCGACATTGCATCCACAGAAAGGGcgaagcaaaagaaaaagaaccatcTTAACTTCGCTCAAAAGTAATACAGGAGAACCTTTTGCACTTTGCTTCGTGCTAGTCTCGCTTTTATCTTTGCCTGGCTTTTACCTGActtagagaaaaaaataatctgtctctgcttttcttttttcctacaatccaaaaaaaaaaaaaaaaaaactacatctaAATTACTTGCAAGCATGCCAATCATTTCTATTTATGAACAAAGTAAGACGAAAGgggaaaacaaaacactggTTTGGTTGCAAAACTCATTTTGGTGAATCAACAAATGATCTCAAATAAACTCTTTGGGAATTACTTCACATCACTAACCTCTATGGTTTTACTCAATGCCCTGGGAGTAAGGAGGTTTACAACTAcactacaaaaacacaagagAACTCGTGTTTTACAGAAAGCGACAGAAAAGAAAACCAAGACGAGCTATTTCTGAAACGCTTGAGGAAGGTGCTAAAGCGGTTTAGCAGTCATCAGTTTAACCATGGCTATCACTTCGTATTGCTCTCTTTGATGAACACTGACGTCCCCACAAACTGATTCATAGGACATAGGACTTGAGTTGGAGGATGAAAAGGTTGATTGGGGCTTTTGAACAGGCCACAGTGTGCGTTTGTTCAGGGAAACTGGTCCGTCGTGAtctgattcttttcactttaaaaaCAGATCTATTCCTCTGGGACTGGACAGTTGCTAAAGGCAAGTGGTAtctacaaacagaaaaaaaagaaggaaaaaccaCTGGACATTTCTTTAACCTGCTTGGAGAGGTTTATCCATTGCACTGTTATTAAGTAGCATTTTTAGCAAGTTACATCTCCTTAGGATCCTGTTTTTGTGTGCTCCGACTTTAATTTTACATCGCAGACTGCAACATGCACTGTGTACAGCACTAAATAGCAAAGGAAAATTCACACAACACATTACTGCGGGACTTCACTTGAGGAGGCATGACCTGACAGAGGTAGGTAACAACAACTAAGTCCAAAATGACAAATACAAGTGTAGCTTATAATTAGAGACTCAGAGGGACACGTTTATGAGAGGCACAACCACTCTGTACCAAATGTTACTACAATTACAGCTCTGAAGAGGAGAGGTTGGGCAAGAAATGTCCTATAAAATCACCACCTGTGCTTTGTCTTCCACTTGGATTTTACTGTTTGTAACCTCGTGTCCATTTCTAAGCTGTGGCAGCAAACTTCCAAAGGGCCTCTCGCTCAaactcctccatctcctcctcaagGGAGTCGTCATCCTTCTGTCCTCCACCCTCCAATACGTCAACCATGTCTTCCAGAATGTCGGCCACATCCTCAGCAAAGTCGCTGAAGAGAACCCTGTCGTGAATGAACACTCCGTCCTCAAAGAACTCTGCAGTCAGCCTCCTGATCTTGTCCTTGCTTTCATTTGAGGACCCTTCAAGCTTGCTCAGGTAGCCCTCTAACAGTTCCTCAAACTCAGGCAGCTCCACTGGATAGAGTCCCTCCTTGTTGGCGCAGTCCTCCACAGAGGTGCAGCCCAGCTGGGGGCGGACGTTGCGATGGAGCTTCTGCTCCTGGTCTCTCCAGAAGTCGTTGTTGCGGTGCTGATGAGGCTGGCGGGGCTGCGGATGGTGATGCTGGtgctgatgctgatgatgaagGTTGTGAGAGTTTTTACTCGGAAGGCTGTGCCACGGTTTCtccttcctcctttcctctCTGTCCTTTCTGCGCTCATCCTTCTTTCTCTCCCAGTCATCCTGGTGTTTCCTCCAGGCTTCTTTGTGAGCATTTTGCTTCTGAGGCTTCCACTCCTtttccttcttctcctccttgtCCCTCAATCCGCCCTCTTTGCTGCGTTTCcattccttctctcctctccactcCTTATCCTCCTTCTTCCACTGGTCCCGttcactgtttttgcctttgtttcctttccatTTGGACTCCTGTTGCTTCTTCTTCCCCCACCTCTCAACTTGTTCAGACAGCTTCTTCTGGATCTCATCCAAGCTATCCCAAACTCGTTTTCTGTCGCCCCCATCTTTTCTCATCCcctcaagtcttttcttgctCTCTTCCAGAAGAACCTTCTGCCTCTGGAGTTCTTCCTTCCGCATTCCTTCCACATTTATTTCCTTCCTTTCTGGTCCAGCTGTTTTATGAGAACTCTGAGCGTCTTTGTCATCCGGCTGAGAGGCTGAACTCGAAGTAGCTGGGAGTATTTCCGGATCAGCTGCAGGGGTTTTAAGAAATCAAAACTTAAGAAATTGTCACAGGACATTTCTATCTACACAAACAATTCAAGTAAAAAGTACCAAGGCGACACAGATTTCATTCCCCGTGTTTTGGCCACATCATACCTGTGAGCTGGTTGAGTTCAGTCACTCTGGCCCTCAGGCTCTCCAGCTCTCTCTTCAGCTCAGGCAGGGACAACAGCTCCTCTCTCAGTTTTGCATTTTCGTTTTCCAAATCAGCTTTACCCTTTTCATCACCACTGGCAGCCACTGCCCTCATCTCAGAAACAAGTTCCTTTTTCTTAGTCTGAGAGATGACACAAAATGGAGACGGGTTACAGTGCGGACAAAAGGGCAGCTGAAATCAAGACGCTGCACAAATTAGACAATAAtcaaaaagctttatttcaaatcaagccGACTTTACTCAGCAGTATCTTAATGTGAGGGTATAAATGAATAATTAGTAGGGTTCAATGCTGACCTGCAGTTTAGCCTCCAACTCAGAGATTTGTTGGTTTTCCTGTGTCAGTTTGTCCAATAGCTCTTTCATATCCTGTGGATCATTGCTAAGCCAGTCCTGGATTGAAAATCATCGGAGCGTGAAGAAAACACATACTTTGATAAAATACGttatgctttttatttttgccaTTCGTCTCTGCAGCTTCGAGGCAAATGATTCATTTGCATACTACTACACAAACACATACTGGACAACGAGAATaatcagctttaaaaaaaaaaaaaaaaaaaaaagacacagtgGAAACAGACCTGGCTTTGTTCTCCGTCGCTCAGTTCAGAGGCATCAAAGTCACCTgtcaaacaagacaaaaccacaTTCACACAAACCTGATGAAGGACACATTTATTTACACATAGTTGCCAAACTGTCTCAGAAACTTGCTTTAATTGGGAGGTGCATTCTTCCATCTCAGGCACTACCTCTACATCACAAAGACTCTATTAGTTTGCTgatattttttagttttttaggAAAGCATGATACATTCGACTTCTCATCAAACGGAATACCTGCCACGGATACTTTCATTTCTACATCCTCCCCCTGTACATCAAGTGAGTCCTTCTAAACAGTGACGAAGAGCGTCATCCCACAATTCCCAAAGCATGTTATTTGcttttttctgctgctgctgcatgagCTGTCAGGCCAGATAAGTGCTTTGACAATCGTCTGAGCGTCAGCCAGCGAGAGCAGAAGCTTACACTGCAGTCTTATCTTTGGCACTGGACCTACCATTATCCAGGTCAGAGAGGAAACCTGTTGACATAGTGCAGCTTCGTCAACAAGATCTAAAAACGGGCATCCAAGTATTGCTGAGAACTGCAAATAAACACGCTTATGCGACTCAAATACTGTCACTGTCAAACAAGTAGACTTGTAATAACACTTTGACTACATTTACAGTGTGAAacttacagcagtctaacctttTGCTGCAAAGGGCGAACAACCCCATTTATTTAATGAGACAGAATAATAAGAGAATACCAAGTAGCATAATCTCACAAGGTAAAGGTTAAGATGTGGAGGGCCTCATCTAGCTGGGAATCCGTGGTCAAATGGTGTAACAATTTAGGAGTAATGCTTCTCTGTTTAAAACAGCAGCGACTTTGTGAATTCAGAATTTACAACGCATAATATCATTAAAAGGTGCAGAGAATATAGGacaaaaaataagtgaaaaaggTTTCAAATTTTAAAGGGAGAATTTGAAACCCTTCCAGACCATTCCAAAATATTACATGAACGTCTGGCTCcctggaagcaaaatataaaaagaaatgaaGGGTGGCTCAAGGCTCACAGTATTGTATATTTTACACAATGAACCACAGGCTTCAGGAAACTGGGTCATAGGAAGATGCTCCATTTATGATCATTTATAAATGAAGATGTGCGGCAACCACAAACTTCCTCCAGGCATCCAATGCTGATTTTGGGCCCTCTACCTTGCGTTCAGAGACGActtcagattctctgaatcttctgatgatattatgtattgtagatgatggaatattctgAAACTGTTCCATAATTTgtagacacatttttttttttttaaagattactGAACTTCTGTCCATATTTACTTCTAACAGACTGCATCTCTAAGGTGCTCTCCTCACATCTAATAAAGTTACCAATATGTTGCCGGTTAAGCGAATTAGTTGCAACGTgatcctccagctgtttctttttgttttgtctgttctACTGTAAATAAGATAAGTTAGTACAAACTGTCTTCATTCACATTCTACACGGTGACCCACTATTTGGAATCGCGGTGTAATCCTACCATGAATAataaagtatacagtgaaaaatACAATTGAGTAATTCAGCTTCTGTTGTTACTGCACAGCATGCAGATGCTGTAAGCAAGAATAATACCTTTTACTAGATGAGGTTTTAAAAAGCAGAAGCAAGCTGGCATGGTTATTAAAGAGGAACTCACCTGAAAGAAAGAGGGAACCTAAGAAAAGCAGGACCAGACCAGCCACAATGCATTTGTTCAGGGAGAACCATGACCtttcctccttcctctcagCCAACTTAAATTCtacctcctcttcatcatcttccTCATCAGAGGTTCTTGGTCTTGGAGCATCAAAGGGCACATTCCTCCTCCTCAGTCCATCATCAAAGCTGCTCCTTTCACCCAACTCCAAAGTGCTGGATAGCTCTGAAAGGGGGAGAAGCGTAACCAGGAGAGTTTGTGAACATGAAAACAGAGTTGCAGAACAGCAGAGGATCTTTGTGACAGATGACGCATATTATGCGTGAACCTAAGCCACATGTATTCAACTGAGGCTCCAAGCCACGTCAATAAATCATCTTAGCATCTTTACAGACTAAATCATCAGTAGTTATTCCCAAGATTGTAATTATCTACTGGCAGCCTTCCGCACATAAAAATACCAGAATCTGAATAACGACATGAAATTCAGAACACAAAAATGTGCAAACAGCATGTGAGAAATGTCTGACAGAGACTGTGCTGGTTGTGGAAATGCACGACATTTTCTCACTAAATTACAACAACAGTAATTTCATGCTTGGGTTTTCTTTAATTTCTCAGCGGGGCGTGGACCTCACTGACATGGTGATAAATCTCTTTCCAGCTGCTAGCGCGACACAGATAAGAAACACGTTAACAAATCTTCAGTGAGatttctctgatgttttttttgttttgttttaaatcagCTTTTGCTAATTGCAAGCACCAGAAACCACTTCTACTTTCCTCAAGGCTGCGCTACCAACTGGGAAAAGCTGTTAACAGCCACAGGACCTCCGATCCCCCCCAGAGGCTGGTCTGAAAATGCAAACCACTAAAGCACAATGTGAAGTCACACGTTAATGGCCTTAAAATGGACCAGCTGATCTCAAGTCAAAATCTTTATTAAAATGCTCACATATGATGTAGCACTTA
Encoded proteins:
- the pbxip1a gene encoding pre-B-cell leukemia transcription factor-interacting protein 1 isoform X2, coding for MSDSSNSTGSSGSSTNSWTLLSPEEAAIENVGPVDDGTESLGDAPSLSEEVIVSGAAAEYKPADIPVETVLSEEGHQVCQETSPESSEGPVPSSPTRLSPLPPSPLDLSDLDLESQPPVIHDIVTSSPSDYEHLGAMPFVTNISSGAPLDIPAVEIPPDEPDESYSAPPMSEIPVSAEPALDTPADSVLPASPAEESPVFSAILEVNVHTETLTATGPPSDVEADIDVVPDSTAPPSTIPESLLKEHPDKESPAPETVGSAETEEEEAAVEKEPAKPCESVTEEEKEDDEELSSTLELGERSSFDDGLRRRNVPFDAPRPRTSDEEDDEEEVEFKLAERKEERSWFSLNKCIVAGLVLLFLGSLFLSGDFDASELSDGEQSQDWLSNDPQDMKELLDKLTQENQQISELEAKLQTKKKELVSEMRAVAASGDEKGKADLENENAKLREELLSLPELKRELESLRARVTELNQLTADPEILPATSSSASQPDDKDAQSSHKTAGPERKEINVEGMRKEELQRQKVLLEESKKRLEGMRKDGGDRKRVWDSLDEIQKKLSEQVERWGKKKQQESKWKGNKGKNSERDQWKKEDKEWRGEKEWKRSKEGGLRDKEEKKEKEWKPQKQNAHKEAWRKHQDDWERKKDERRKDREERRKEKPWHSLPSKNSHNLHHQHQHQHHHPQPRQPHQHRNNDFWRDQEQKLHRNVRPQLGCTSVEDCANKEGLYPVELPEFEELLEGYLSKLEGSSNESKDKIRRLTAEFFEDGVFIHDRVLFSDFAEDVADILEDMVDVLEGGGQKDDDSLEEEMEEFEREALWKFAATA
- the pbxip1a gene encoding pre-B-cell leukemia transcription factor-interacting protein 1 isoform X1; amino-acid sequence: MSDSSNSTGSSGSSTNSWTLLSPEEAAIENVGPVDDGTESLGDAPSLSEEVIVSGAAAEYKPADIPVETVLSEEGHQVCQETSPESSEGPVPSSPTRLSPLPPSPLDLSDLDLESQPPVIHDIVTSSPSDYEHLGAMPFVTNISSGAPLDIPAVEIPPDEPDESYSAPPMSEIPVSAEPALDTPADSVLPASPAEESPVFSAILEVNVHTETLTATGPPSDVEADIDVVPDSTAPPSTIPESLLKEHPDKESPAPETVGSAETEEEEAAVEKEPAKPCESVTEEEKEDDEELSSTLELGERSSFDDGLRRRNVPFDAPRPRTSDEEDDEEEVEFKLAERKEERSWFSLNKCIVAGLVLLFLGSLFLSGFLSDLDNGDFDASELSDGEQSQDWLSNDPQDMKELLDKLTQENQQISELEAKLQTKKKELVSEMRAVAASGDEKGKADLENENAKLREELLSLPELKRELESLRARVTELNQLTADPEILPATSSSASQPDDKDAQSSHKTAGPERKEINVEGMRKEELQRQKVLLEESKKRLEGMRKDGGDRKRVWDSLDEIQKKLSEQVERWGKKKQQESKWKGNKGKNSERDQWKKEDKEWRGEKEWKRSKEGGLRDKEEKKEKEWKPQKQNAHKEAWRKHQDDWERKKDERRKDREERRKEKPWHSLPSKNSHNLHHQHQHQHHHPQPRQPHQHRNNDFWRDQEQKLHRNVRPQLGCTSVEDCANKEGLYPVELPEFEELLEGYLSKLEGSSNESKDKIRRLTAEFFEDGVFIHDRVLFSDFAEDVADILEDMVDVLEGGGQKDDDSLEEEMEEFEREALWKFAATA